In Sparus aurata chromosome 5, fSpaAur1.1, whole genome shotgun sequence, the genomic window GATGGGCTTGAACTCCGCGCAGAGCCATGGTCTCCCAAATCACCCGGGCCGGCTGAGGCCTCAGCAATCCAAATGTGATCATGGCGGGGGCCTCCCGTCTCATTACCAATCTCCATTTCAAAACAGCCTTCAACTGGGAACTAATGCATTAGCCCTCGCTGGGGGAAAAGTCTAGGGAGCCACTACATAGCGACTCAAAAACGCTTTCATACATGTTTTATCAGCGGGGGAAGAGTGagcaagagagaaaaggagCTTGGACTGAGCCATTCATTTGTTGCCCATCTTATTAGCTTGGCACTGTGTTATTAGCTGCCATTGTGCTCTATAAAAGCCCCTTAGGCCTGTCCCACTGTTCGCTGAATCTGGGGTGAGCACTGTGCCAAGTACTTTTTGGAGGTATTTGAGACCATGAAAATTCAATCCCAAACCCTCAGCATTGAGGTTTCTCACAGATAAATGAAGAGGATTAGCGgaacaataaaacaatgtcTTACCTCAGATACCACCATATCCTATTAATTGGGATTATAGTGGAGAAATGTGTAAAGAAAAACCCACAATCTTGAATCCCAGTCGCTTTTTCGTGACAAGCTGTTATATGAAGACCTGTCACTGTAACAATGTTCCATCAAATAGGAAATGTGTTCCAAATTATGAACAAGTAAATACAGAAAATCATAAACACGCATGgccaaaaaaagaataaatagcCTGGGCATTTGAAGAATAGCCCTGGAAAAAAAGCTGACAATTGCAGAAGCTGTAATAACCCACCTTGGGTTGGATATGCTAGGCGATGTGTCAATTGATTCCTATCTGATGATGGACTGTGTGCTGAAATAAATTGACCTTGCCAGACGATGAGTGAAATTGATGGAGCTTTTCATCTCCGGAGGGCCGTTCCACACTCAGCCGTAAAATGGATAGAGCACAGGACAGAGTGATTGAGTCGGGGGAAAATGtaaggtgtgtgtttttcttcaacCAAAGCTTGCTTGGTAAATAATAGTTACAGGAAAAATCACTATGCGGTTACAAGTACAGGGGTTAAGTACCTGTTGTTGACTAGATGATTAGGACTAAAAGCACAGAGTCCTAAAGTGAAGCTGGCCACTGACAGATGCTACCCGTCGGAGGAATATGTGGCTCGATTACTTGGAGCCTAAATTGAAAGTGATAGTGATTTAAGTCTTCCCAATACGCCAGCCCCATTCTGGCAAACAGTCTTTTCAAGGagcccttttaaaaaaaaacctgctggaGTGTGTGAGACACAGGAGCGCCATTGATTTTCAATAACATCCCCTAATGACCTGGCCACGGTTTGATCCACGCTGTCATTATGGGCTGATACCATGGGACAGGATTGGTGGGTCTCACGGCACACAGCAGCGAGATGAGTAGTCGGGGCATTATCAGGATGAATTGGCCGTCTGTGGACAGGCGGCAAGCACAGCCGAGGTCTTGTCAATAACAGGATGGGGCGCCTCAGGGCTCCCTCCGCGGCCCACTCCAGAGCGCCTTCCGGCCTCATTAGAAAAGCAGATGAGTGGTGTGCATGAGGAGAGGAGGCGTATGAGTAGAAAGAGGAGCCTCTCCCTCACCATCCGATAGCCTGCCTCCCAGGCATTGCTCCTCTTAATGAGTCCAGACCGCGGGTCAATATGCCGCTGGGCTGCCAGTCAATACCGGTtacctgcaacacaaacactcaaaacCTGCTTTCATACAAAATCAATGTCCTATTAGTACGTCCCTGTATTGCCTTGGCCCAATCTCATCGATCCCTACAGAAGAGCTCTGCAGCCCATGTATGACAGATTATGGTCAAATGATCTGATGGCTTAGGCTACTCTGCCAGCCAAGTCTGTTGCCTTTGTGATTTTAAAGTAATAGCTTGATATCAGATGAGCAAATACTCTAAATGCTGAAAACTGAGGCACAAGCATTATTGGCAAACCTATCAACCTCACATGAACATTGCACTCAGTGGGTTTGGCTCACAGACAAATTCAGTGCTTGCAGTCAGCGCCGACAACGAGTACTGTAACAAAAGACAAGCAACAAATGTATGACATTAGGTCCAAACTTTATTCCGTACATTTTAAACCATGaatgttcattttcattttttgcacGCCTAAAATTCTACTTGTTTTGTATACAAGAGTCTAAGAAAAACAACTGCACAACACCACAAGGTTGACAGAGAAAGTCCTTTTTGCCGCCCACTCAAAAGTGTCCTTCTTTCCTGTCCGGGGCTGGTCCAGTTTGTGACTTGGAAGTCTTTTAATAATTCCATCATTATTTCATTGATAATATAAACACGTGTTAATCCAGGTTTCTCTCCGTTGCTCCAGTATCGTCTGCTTCCTCCATGTGATCGCTTCATTAGGGTGCTGTGTGCTGCTTTGCATAGATTGCAGATGATCCTTCTAGGCCCCCGTACAACACCCTCCCATCACACTTCCCGTCAGTTGGCCAGGCTTGTCTGTTGCCATGATATTCAACAAGGAAGTGATTCCccatgtttcatttaattttgtttttctagaAATGGTTAAAAAGACTAATAAATTTACACAGTAATTTTGCAGCGAAGGAATATCAACAAGTTATTTACATCAGTTTTCTTTACAGAGACTGAACAAAGACctcataatatatatttatctgCATATCTCAAAGGCAAAACAAATGAACATAACAAATTGGTAATGTAACATTGTACATTGTCATCGTTGAGGATATCCTGGTACCATGAGGTTAAATTACTTAAGGTTGAAACCAAAATCCAGTTTTTACAGTGGGTCATAATGGATATGTCTCACAATCAACTGGGATAAATATTGTAAAAGGCGTGACTAATgcacaaaatacataaaattcATAGAAATGATATCTATACATGGATCAAGGATAGGAAATGTACAAACTCATTTCAGGACCTCTCTTTTCGCACAAAGCTGAAAAAAGGGATTggattaatatattaataattatcaaatatttaaGTCGCATATAAACATACACATATTTGTGTTCTCTTTACCGACATTATTCCATCTCCAGTCCACTAAAAATAAAGTCATGGCATGTGCTTGATCAGCCGTACACACCTTTAATTTGTACAATCATACCCTTTTCCCTTAGGGAGTTTTGCGCTCCTCTGGCGAAGAGCAGTGCATTTTGTTCGAAAAGGTTTCAGATTGGGGGAGTGGGGCTTGTGAGTGCATCTGGTAAGACTTTGTGCACTTTTCTAAGAAGCTACCGTGCCTCTACCTCTTTGGGGTTGCGAGATGGGGAGTAGTCTCGTGGGTCCTGTGTGGTAGTGAGGGGGGTAGTCCTCCTGGGTGAGGCTGGCCTGGCACTGCCGGCTGGCACGAGGGGCGGGGGTGCACTGAGTGCGGCAGTAGGGGGTGTTCTGTTCAGAGGGCCGTTGTGTCCTGTGGAGGGGCTGAGTCTAGGGTAGGGCATGCCGCCTAGGTGGGGCATAAAGGGGGGCATGTGGGGTAGATGGCCCTCCATAGGGGACTGGTGCAACTGATGGAGGCGTGCTCTGTCCAGCTCCTCCCTCAGATGGAGGCGCTCTCGCTCCTCTGCCTGCTGTCTCATCCTCTCATGCTCCCTGCGCACCTCCAACAGGTGCTCGTGGTGAGAGTAGTCATGAGCCTCCCTTTCGCGGTAGGCTCGTTCCTGTTCATACATGCTTGGGAAGCGATGTCCTTGCTCGGCCCTGAGCTGGAAGTCCATGCGCCGCTGCAGGTCCAGGCTGCGGTAGGCCTCTCTAAGTGGGTCCCAAGGGAAGGCAGGGTGTGGCAGTCGCTCTCTTCCTGCCAGGGGGCTCACTCCCATGAAAGGAGCCATGCGAGCTCGGTCGAGCACATTGAGGCTGCCCATCTGGGGCATGCCACTCATGGAAAGGGGCAGAGAGTGTGCCATGGGGACACCATGCAGGCCAGGTGCTTGGATGTCACTGCCACGTGGTGAGGGAAGAGGGGGCTGCTGGGGCAGAGGtggatggtggtggtgtgggTTTCCAGGTTGGCTGATGTGAGGAGGAAGAACTTGGGCTGGTGGTTGGGGAGCTGGCTCAGAACTCACCACCAtgacctcctgctcctccttcctctcctccttaaTCTTCATGTCATTTTTAACCTTGTGGAGGAGCTCCACAGGCGGGGGCTCTTTCCTCTCGCTGTCCTTGAGTGTAGGTGGGGGCCCACCTGCCATCTTCATGCTCTGCTCATTGATCACTGCCTTGGAGTATGGAGAAGGAGAACGCTGAATGGGTTTGATGGAGTCTTCGGAGGATCTCCTCTCAAGCATCTCCTTGCCCGGTGAACGGCTCTCCTTCACCTTCACATCAGCCAGTGTGGACGACTCTCTGTGGCGCTCGAGCAGCTCCTTCTCCGCCTCACGGACCCGGTCCACGCTGCCGCTGTGATGTCGACCCGAATCACTGGAGTTCTGGCTGTTTGAGCGAATCAGGTTGCTGATCTGGTAGCTGACGGGTGCAGAGGCCGGAGATGAACGGTTGGAGTGGCGGTTGCGGTCTACAGAATCCCTGTAAtgacataataaaacatttgagtTAGTGCCAGTTAAACCCAGCATCCTGTAGGTGGCTTGTATTTAGGTATGATTTATCTAGTGTTCTTCTGGCAATGTTTACTGCCTTCATATGCGTTACCCCTACATTTTGCTAGAATATTATCCACAAAGATATTTCCAATTACTTTTTGACATATAACATCTCTTGCAGCTGTTAGTTTGTCTTGTTGTCTGAATCACGGATTCAATATATTTCAGTTTCCAAGGATACTACTAATGGACTGGTGAGCTGTCacatttttcttcacattccTATCTTTAGAGGCGATTTGGGTGATTTTGTTTAGTCCAAAGATAACTTGATAATCTCGTATATGTGGTTATGCGAGCTGATAAAGGGAATGATATTGTGGGCCCTGGCTTTGGTGTTTGTTGTGATCAGGTATTTGAGTAGCTAGGAGGATTATTTTGTTGTGTGTATGCAAAAACTCAGAATTTCTCGAGTAAAGTATCTTACACTCAACAACTGAAGATAATTACCTAATTACGTAATGCTTTAAAACAATACAGTGAAGTCCTGTGTCAAATGTTAAATTGTGATGATGTATAGTAATTGCATTATTGCAGATTATTTTTAACGTAGCTATGAAAAGCTAATATCCTCAAAATAATAtcttaaaaacaataatagtgAATTTGCATCTGTCTCAAACTCACCTGTCCTTATCCTTCTCCTCTTTGCCGATGGACGAGTCTCTTTTCTCTcgttccctctccctctctctttctctttctctttcccgttccctctccctctccctctcatgGCTGTTGGCTGAACTGCTCCTCTCGGCGTCTGCGGTTTTGGGCCACTGTGGCGGGGTGGGGAAAGATGGCGGGGTGCGTCGAAGTCTGTTCCAGGTGTCGTGGTGGGGGCTGCCGAACGTCGGCAGTCCTCCTGGCCCCTCCTTCGTGCCAAACATATTGTTGGACcctggaggggagggggaaacAGGCGTGGGACACACTGTAAGTAAATTGGGCACAAAACCTTCTTGAGGACACATAAGATGAGAAAGACTCAACAACAAAAGctgcttttgtctttgtctctggaGGTTCtctcactgaagctgtttgaaAGAGTTAGAGGTTAATGGCTCCCCccaccagagaaaaaaaactctacTCATTTGCTTTGGGGCTAAAAGGttttccccccctccctttCTTTGAACTGGATGAACAGGGGAGACTCACTTGCCCTCTAGAGTTGAGGGCTGTGAAAAGCCAAGGGAGACCTTAGCATTCCACAGCATGTCTATTCCAATCACATCCATTTTCACAACAGGGTGACCGATTTGGCACACAAAAAATAGGAGGgacggagagaagagagaaaggcATAGAGAGAGGGATACAGGGGGGGAAGAGAAAGCCCTCCATGGTGGTGCAGAAGGGGCTTGTCCAATAATTAATTGATGAACTGCCACCAAACAGCGGACCTGAGAGTGCCTGTTGGCAGCAGCGCAGCCAGATTAAAGCCAGGCTGTTTGGGACATGGTTGGTGGATGAAGTGGAGGCAGGGATGatgtttgctgctgtgtgttgtaCTGCCTAGTTGGCCTTCCCTGGGCTATGGCTGTTTTGACACAGAAACTAGAGCTAAgtgtcttgattttttttttttcctcccctcctggCTCTCCCTGTGGTCTAACGCTGCCCTGTTCTGCTCTGTTACTGGCCACAGGGGCCAGATTGAAGGGGGGAGcggtggtggaggagagggggcCAGCGCTTACCAAGCGAGGGGTTGCCTAATCCTCCGAAGGCACTGCTTGAAAGGTTGCCGAGGCCGCCAAAGGAACTGGAGCGACTGAAAGGATCTGTAAAATGCCAAACAGGGATTAGCAAAAGGGTGGGGGCTGGCTAGCGGTGCTCACCCCAACACCAACCCGTTCCACTCGGCTTTTCTCTTACAAGCGAgctgtggtttattttttttttagcgctGCCACCCTAGCTCTCTGCCTGGTAATCCTGCAGTAGCCAGGTCGCTGGGATGCTGGATTCACTACCACTGACCGAGTGGAGTGCCTCTCACCCTGCTGGGGCTAGTGGAACAACACTGTTTGATGGGGAAATTAGTTTTGAGTTGTcggagctgagatgaaaatAGACTGTGGTAGGGCAGGGGAACTAGAGGCTGTGAAAATTAGGCTAGACAGTCCACAATGATTTAACTGGGGAATCAGTGTCTGATGGGCTCCGCTGACACAGACTAGAGCCTCCAAATTTATAGgaaaaattcaaatatttacCTCGAGAAGTCAGTGAACAGCTTTCATCAACTGTTAATTTGCAGTCCCATTTTAATTCAGCAAAATCCATCAGGAAATGCAGAATTTATCAACAGATTAGGGTTTTTAGGATTTTCAGCTCTGGGGCTTGTTAATATATCAGCAGAACAATTGAAAAATCTCCTCTGCCTCACACATAAATTCCCTAGACAGGAAAAAATATTGCTCACTACATCTTCCTCCTCGGTGCACCATGCATTTATGAGCACAAAGTGGATTGACTCAAGGGCTCATTCCATGAAATCAACATCCCAAACAGTCTCTCAGATTGTATGGTgggaaaataaatgcaaaaaaaaataattaagtaCACAAGTAAATCCAACAACTCTAACTGCCTTCCATTACTCCTAAGAATTACAAATTCAACTTTGCAAGCATAAAAGATAGGATCATAAATGCTGTAGAGCAGCATATAAGTTGTCCAAACAAATGAGGACTACTGGGTAGGCTACATCTCTTTAATAACCCCAGACAGAGTTATTAAAGACTGTATTATGAATCATACTGTCTGATTATATGATGGCTTAGCTCTTCATTACCATGAACTTTTGAGTTTATTCAAGAATTGGCCAGCTGGACTCCATATTAACCCTGACATGAACCTCGGATGAAAACTAGAAAATGTCTAGGCTTCAAATCACACCCTGGTGGCCtgtaatgtgtttaaaacatgagtgcagaagagagagagagggagcgggagagaaggaaaaggagataaatgaataaaaaaaattgaacgGGGGGTTATACTTACACTTACCTGCCAAATGGCTAGGAGGCAGGAAGCCGCTGGGGTGGGGGGCGGGGCCATATGGAGAGGGAGCTGGGTGCCCGGAGCCTATCAGAGCGGAGACGATGAAACAGTCTTATTATTATCATCCAGTCAGGGAGTCGTACGTTCTCTAACTCGCCATGCGAAGACGATCCGTAATTTATCTTAATTGGAAACAGAATTCTAAGTAAGCTGAGAAGCACCATGCTTgtaattatattttaaatgcCGTTACCTAGAGATCACAagtttattatttgtttttctcgTGATTAATAACAGATTAATTCATGTTTCTATCTTGTGTCTCATGTCTATATCGGAGGGCGAATTCATACTATTTATAAGAGAGGGTCgtgacatacacacactgctttGTAGGGTGTTTAAAAGTTTCAAAGCAAAGCACATGAACAAGTTGATATGAGGGTATTTTCATTTTGGCTGACAATTGTAGGTTATAGATTAACCTGGTAGGTTATAAACAGTTTTCAAATCCAGTAAGCTACAACCAAAATACACCTCGTTGGCATCAGGGAACAGGAAAAGGAAAGTAGCCATACTGGTGGGTGTTTGAATGGCACAGTAAAGTTTGTTCATAAATAAGTCAAATTGAAGCATAGTCTAATGTGATGATCGATAATGGTACGTCATGgcactctttttttcttgtggCAACAGATTGAATATCTAGTGACCATGAAATAACAACATGAACAGTTTGTGATCTAGAAataacagcattaaaaaaattgcaaaattGCTTCTGCACAGTTCTGACCCCTGTGGTCAACCAGGACTAAAACTGCTAATGCGAGGAAATATCAACGTATTAAGTGTATACGTATTAGTATTTTTCTGCTACAGATcaaaaacatgttgaatatACATGGAAGCTAGAGATGGCTGAATAATGCCATTAAAAAATTAGCAATTTATATTTTGCTTCCGTTTCAGCCGTTGCATGTTTAGATGTGAATCCGTAGTTGCTTATTGAGGTCAGTTCCTGACTGTGCAACAAGCTGGCCCCTTTCACAAAACACTGTTACCATCACCCATATTCCATGAATTGTTAATGAAAGAACCAATTACAGGAGTGCCTCTGACACACCACTGCATAATTACAAGTCAAAGGCCGTTTGCCTCTCTGTTGCCCTCCAATGCAGGGCAAATCAGTCAATTACCTAACTGAGAGTCATCCATATTCATAGACATATCTGACTCCCTTCACTGGCAAAACATTTGCTACAAAAGCACTATAATTAAGTGAACATTAcatgagaggaaagaaaaaaaataaggccATTTCATTACAGTGGTGGTAAAACAATTTGGAGAGGCGGCTATAAACGCTCATTTGCATGAGGACAAAACTGGCATTGGGAGGCTTTAGAAGCGGGATTATTTGAGCTTTTTGAACGATTTGTCTCAGAAGGTGCAGTTCATCACCCTGCACTGGATACTGGGAGACCCCACTGACCTGTGGAAGAGAAGAGGGGTCGGGCCAGGTCATGAGGGTAAGGGAACCCTGGGAAGACTCCTGGAGCTGGGGGTCGACTGAACAGGTCCAGCTTCCCATTCATGTCTAGTTTGTGAGGATCCAGCTGCATTTGCTGTTGtcgagagaggcagagacaagGATGGggagacagacaaagaaaatTAGGTCGGTAGACAACGTTACCAaacattttccagcagcagagtgagaggGATTTATCCTCGGCTACAGTGGGTGAGAGATCAGAGGACGACAGATACGTCAACAAAGGCTCCATGTCTCCAATTCTAGCCAACTGTGTTATAACAAATATATGTAAGCTGATTAGGGACACTAAATCCTTAGGAACAGGGTCCAGGGCCCAAGAAGAACTGACACCACTGGGCCAGAGGCATTAGCAGAGGATCTCCATGGCAAGGCCACACCATCCTTTTGTCAGTGAGAGGAGAATTTGCAgacaagcattttttttttttttgtctaggTTCACATGTTGCATTTTGGCCAAAACGAGATATAAATATGTAACTTTATGATCTCTTTAGGCAGAGGGATCCATGCAAAGAGCCTAATGCGAAAGCAATGTGACCTTGCTGTATTTCTGAGAATCTGTTGAAGACTTCGAGAGCACTTAATAAGAGGAGCCACAAATTTTGGTTGGTTTTCCAATCATCATTAACTTTTACAGCCTTCTGTTTCTTGTTAGTTATCTGCCTTTTCCCACCCACGTGGTCTTTTTGTATCCAGACAGACGATTATAGATTGTTTTTCATGAAAAAGATTTAGCTATGACATGACCTTCCCCCACTTACTCCATTACCACTATACTGTATCTGGGTTTACATGACAGCAAGATTCCTGCAGGACATCATTATCCATCTCACGCACCTTCATTTTCTGCTGGTGGTGGTAGATCTGCCATGCGATCTGGACATGCACTGCGCACCACTTGCCAGGTTTCTAAAAATTTAGAGAGAAACTGAGGTTAGCCTGCTGGCTTTGATGTAGAGGAGCTAAAAATGGATTCTGGCATTAAGATTTTCTGGCCAAACTACAAAGTGGGAACTCGTTCGAATTTTCAACCAGGCAACGGATTAAGAAAATCTAACCCCGACTTTAGCCCAAGAGAGACCTCAAAGCTAACCCTTAAATGCAGCCAAAACCCTGCATTTCCATGATCAGGAATTGTTGAAGAATTTTGCAGTTTTAGACTTTGTGGCCTGGCCAGAGATGTGAAACATTGGACAAGGCAAACACTTACCCTAACAGATGTCCTGAATGGATCTGTTATCTGTATGGACAAACAGACAATTACTATCACCAACAACACAGATGAGGAGCCAAAATATGCTGTTCTGCAGAGCTCAGAAATGGCCAGTGTTGGGAGACTCAAATCATACTGGGTTATCGCCTCAGGCACTCTGCCTGCGACCACATGATGATAATTGCTCCGTCTCAAAAGATGTCAATGCAAATACATGCATTCACAACTTTTTATgagacacatactgtacatacgaCACGCGTTGCTTTCACTAGATGGATCAGGATGCTGTCGGCCTGATGCTTACCCGTGGATCCTTCTGTAGGAGTGTGTGAGGTACTGCTCCGGGACGTGCTGAGACGTCGATGGGATTGGatgcctgagagagagagagagagagagagagagagagagagagagagagagagagagagagagagaagagcagagagaTACATGGTGATCAATCAGATCTACAGCATGTATAACATTTATAGAttagagaaataaaaaacaactacGACAAACACAACTTTAGAAGGTATTACGATGTCATATATCTCAGCACAAACAGGAATAGTTATGTTTAACTGTAATTTTGCACCTTAGAGAATGCATTGAAATAACTATCATAGTCCTTGGCTTCACTTCACCTCAATGTCCTCtgataaaatgcatttacagtatTACATCAACGTATATGTCAgaaactctgttttaaatccACTAGAAGATCCTCGAGCTAGGGATGCCAGCATCCCTATAACCTTAAGTCCTCCGTCAGTATCACTATAGCTCACTAATCCGCAATGACTGCCACTATATGGCTGACCTCAGTAAATAGAACTGCACTGATGCTGCAGGCACCATGCCAGAGTAACACATCTCTGATCTCTCCGATCTCCTCTTTAAGTCTTCCGAAGCAAGTGCCTAGATCAGCCTCATTAATCCATCCCTACTGTACATCAGGGATGGATGATCCTCAGCGTGACCTCAGCCACCAGCtcccaacaaacaaacacgtcCCAAGCCCTCCCTCCCTAGCTCCTCTCTAAGAATACTTAGCAGGGGCTTTGAGCGCATGAGGCCGTTCCTTGAACCATCTGGAGGGGCCTTTGACAAAAGGGCCCCTCCATGACAGAGCCCTCTGGGAATAGGGCCAGAGGATTTAGGCTAGCTTTGATTGGTGGCTTACACCGGGTCACAGCCGCTGGGCATCTGCCAGACAGACCCACATCCCCCCACCCCTTCCCGTCCCTCACATCCCCATCGCCACGGCATCTTCTCTCCTTTGCTCTCCTAAGCAGACAGACATCGCTTTTTTATCTTAGGCATGGCCTCaggtccacacacacaacactgaccCTGGTTCTGGTCCAGTCAAGTCTGACTGAGTTATACTGATGGATTTATGGATTTATATGGGATGGGGTGATGTGTATTAGGATCCTCGATTTACATCTTCAGTGAACAGGGCTCTGAGGAATTTTGTATGGTAAAATATTGAATGTTCTATAGTAGTACAAGTGCAGTATGTAACCTGAACTGTCTTTTTCTTCTACAGATAAACCCTTAAAGGATATCTGCAGACAtaaactcagaaaaataagaaTTATTGCTTTATGGATATATAGGTGTAtagaaatatatgtatataacttttatttttaattatataatatgtataataaatagtttcatttgtttaaatctattttaatcttttccaaaaaaacaatgacaagcAACAAATAATAATGACCTTGGGTGCTTGATACAGTATGTTATACATGTGACTCTTCTTGCATTTTTCAGGGCATGTCACTTCATGAAGAGCAAAAAAGTCAACTTGCATTTAAGCATTTTTGTTTGCCTTGTGTGCTCTTCTAGGGAGTTTTTCCAATTGTGTTGCTGGTGCTATCTTAATTAAATTCTCTGCTTGTTTGTAGAGCGTGGGTTGAGGATAGGGATGTGGGGCTGACCTTGGGCTGGAAGGCTCCTTGCAGCGAGCTG contains:
- the fbrsl1 gene encoding autism susceptibility gene 2 protein isoform X7: MDGKLKQGRRCRSKRERVRRLREAGSRDARSPDPNSSCSDREGHSPGREAASLPGKKAPHPAAAARAPRPPRRKRRESSSQEEDIIDGFAITSFISLDRLEKKTGVVKVQEKKERWKEKKVAKRQKKDDEEVEEEEENVQPVVDALENGFLHHAQREQERMNERLLKKTYSKKNKMIKPLALRPVKVSEDETVQELSRPHRSNSKEQLSESSTHSLSGRGYSVQPAAVALLKCDSESDIDDKVSDVGSEKLFSPTTPKGVPTNESPESKTCSSAKVSGLQRSQEQSNSEVPFTPPVPSPTPASAPTGSPAPAAAAAPLEPPRSRLPTPPPLSVKKEHHPPPPVPTPPLLRAPPHPQPHPPHPHSHQEPRILPPPQHHARPVISHQVHHPLYSSLHDISHRSSPVGLPKQHLPPSPHHHLSGLPSSAPALPLSIANLSTSHYSSLRSPAHRHSAMFATPATLPPPPTLPTNSLVVPGHPAGTPYPEHDLLRQELNNRFLVQSSERGRGPSASPLAPVSLLRAEFHQHQHMHQHQHTHQHTFTPFPASLPPAAILTPPTAPPMVRTQARNFDKYTPKLDNPFIRHSNFFPSYPPTMPGMPPLLPHSGPFSSLQGAFQPKASNPIDVSARPGAVPHTLLQKDPRITDPFRTSVRQMQLDPHKLDMNGKLDLFSRPPAPGVFPGFPYPHDLARPLFSSTGSGHPAPSPYGPAPHPSGFLPPSHLAGKYPFSRSSSFGGLGNLSSSAFGGLGNPSLGSNNMFGTKEGPGGLPTFGSPHHDTWNRLRRTPPSFPTPPQWPKTADAERSSSANSHEREREREREREREREREREREKRDSSIGKEEKDKDRDSVDRNRHSNRSSPASAPVSYQISNLIRSNSQNSSDSGRHHSGSVDRVREAEKELLERHRESSTLADVKVKESRSPGKEMLERRSSEDSIKPIQRSPSPYSKAVINEQSMKMAGGPPPTLKDSERKEPPPVELLHKVKNDMKIKEERKEEQEVMVVSSEPAPQPPAQVLPPHISQPGNPHHHHPPLPQQPPLPSPRGSDIQAPGLHGVPMAHSLPLSMSGMPQMGSLNVLDRARMAPFMGVSPLAGRERLPHPAFPWDPLREAYRSLDLQRRMDFQLRAEQGHRFPSMYEQERAYREREAHDYSHHEHLLEVRREHERMRQQAEERERLHLREELDRARLHQLHQSPMEGHLPHMPPFMPHLGGMPYPRLSPSTGHNGPLNRTPPTAALSAPPPLVPAGSARPASPRRTTPLTTTQDPRDYSPSRNPKEVEAR
- the fbrsl1 gene encoding autism susceptibility gene 2 protein isoform X4 — encoded protein: MDGKLKQGRRCRSKRERVRRLREAGSRDARSPDPNSSCSDREGHSPGREAASLPGKKAPHPAAAARAPRPPRRKRRESSSQEEDIIDGFAITSFISLDRLEKKTGVVKVQEKKERWKEKKVAKRQKKDDEEVEEEEENVQPVVDALENGFLHHAQREQERMNERLLKKTYSKKNKMIKPLALRPVKVSEDETVQELSRPHRSNSKEQLSESSTHSLSGRGYSCDSESDIDDKVSDVGSEKLFSPTTPKGVPTNESPESKTCSSAKVSGLQRSQEQSNSEVPFTPPVPSPTPASAPTGSPAPAAAAAPLEPPRSRLPTPPPLSVKKEHHPPPPVPTPPLLRAPPHPQPHPPHPHSHQEPRILPPPQHHARPVISHQVHHPLYSSLHDISHRSSPVGLPKQHLPPSPHHHLSGLPSSAPALPLSIANLSTSHYSSLRSPAHRHSAMFATPATLPPPPTLPTNSLVVPGHPAGTPYPEHDLLRQELNNRFLVQSSERGRGPSASPLAPVSLLRAEFHQHQHMHQHQHTHQHTFTPFPASLPPAAILTPPTAPPMVRTQARNFDKYTPKLDNPFIRHSNFFPSYPPTMPGMPPLLPHSGPFSSLQGAFQPKASNPIDVSARPGAVPHTLLQKDPRITDPFRTSVRKPGKWCAVHVQIAWQIYHHQQKMKQMQLDPHKLDMNGKLDLFSRPPAPGVFPGFPYPHDLARPLFSSTGSGHPAPSPYGPAPHPSGFLPPSHLAGKYPFSRSSSFGGLGNLSSSAFGGLGNPSLGSNNMFGTKEGPGGLPTFGSPHHDTWNRLRRTPPSFPTPPQWPKTADAERSSSANSHEREREREREREREREREREREKRDSSIGKEEKDKDRDSVDRNRHSNRSSPASAPVSYQISNLIRSNSQNSSDSGRHHSGSVDRVREAEKELLERHRESSTLADVKVKESRSPGKEMLERRSSEDSIKPIQRSPSPYSKAVINEQSMKMAGGPPPTLKDSERKEPPPVELLHKVKNDMKIKEERKEEQEVMVVSSEPAPQPPAQVLPPHISQPGNPHHHHPPLPQQPPLPSPRGSDIQAPGLHGVPMAHSLPLSMSGMPQMGSLNVLDRARMAPFMGVSPLAGRERLPHPAFPWDPLREAYRSLDLQRRMDFQLRAEQGHRFPSMYEQERAYREREAHDYSHHEHLLEVRREHERMRQQAEERERLHLREELDRARLHQLHQSPMEGHLPHMPPFMPHLGGMPYPRLSPSTGHNGPLNRTPPTAALSAPPPLVPAGSARPASPRRTTPLTTTQDPRDYSPSRNPKEVEAR